A genomic stretch from Leptodactylus fuscus isolate aLepFus1 chromosome 10, aLepFus1.hap2, whole genome shotgun sequence includes:
- the LAG3 gene encoding lymphocyte activation gene 3 protein: MYVRPVCLLLLCAIIPVSAVYVTGVVGGHVILPCTMRKDFVEAERKTTYPRSWVHWRRIDGFTRTVHMLPSSGISYTSLQVKSRASVQSILVDHGVFSLHLKNLKEQDAGSYYAVAKYGKRKRECAVTLRTLQVTHLPHGPLPENSSVILTCSFVDPARSSPSFRWLHRDNLVRPSSRISVNGSNLYLHSLTQDDHGKWSCEVDGTRSSLTLSVVGIAGPDPFPVYTAIGSAVELPCNFTHLPVERRLTFHWSKDKKIIHDNKQILVLHHVGLEDAGIYQCQTTYKSQRLTRRIDLRVIQVSPSSPVFAREGSHLQLLCNINGSSGKERFQWTSPPLAEGLRKVIKGAVVDLSDVQTQDSGAWTCSVYGMNGTLGEVQHWVYVHAAQTADIGSFNSWHVVLLLMLILVLCLAAIAFISYRNHKRRLSHLTALISKELPPVSEPKKMSTSE, translated from the exons ATGTATGTCAGACCTGTCTGCCTCTTACTGCTCTGCGCCATCATCCCAG TTTCTGCAGTGTATGTTACGGGTGTCGTGGGCGGACATGTGATTCTACCATGTACCATGAGAAAGGATTTCGTGGAAGCGGAACGTAAAACTACATACCCACGAAGCTGGGTGCACTGGAGGAGAATAGACGG gttcaCAAGGACAGTGCACATGTTGCCTTCTAGCGGCATCAGTTACACCTCTCTCCAGGTCAAGTCTCGAGCTTCGGTCCAATCGATTTTGGTCGATCACGGAGTATTTTCATTGCACTTGAAAAATTTAAAAGAACAAGATGCCGGAAGTTACTATGCGGTGGCCAAGTATGGGAAAAGGAAACGCGAGTGTGCCGTAACGCTGAGAACCCTACAAG TGACGCACCTTCCACATGGTCCTCTTCCCGAGAACAGCTCGGTCATCCTGACGTGTAGCTTCGTCGACCCAGCTCGTTCTTCCCCATCTTTTCGTTGGTTACATCGGGATAACCTTGTCCGGCCATCCAGCCGAATATCGGTGAACGGCAGCAATCTGTATCTCCATAGTCTAACCCAAGATGACCATGGCAAATGGAGCTGTGAAGTGGACGGAACAAGATCGAGTCTGACCCTTTCGGTGGTTG GTATTGCTGGCCCGGATCCATTCCCTGTCTACACCGCCATCGGCTCTGCTGTTGAGCTCCCCTGTAACTTTACGCACTTGCCTGTGGAACGACGACTGACTTTTCATTGGAGCAAAGATAAAAAAATTATTCATGACAACAAACAAATACTTGTCCTCCATCACGTCGGACTGGAAGATGCTGGAATTTACCAATGTCAAACCACCTACAAAAGCCAAAGACTGACCCGACGAATCGATCTGAGGGTGATCCAAG TGTCGCCCTCTAGTCCTGTCTTCGCCAGAGAAGGTTCCCACCTGCAGTTGCTGTGTAACATCAATGGTTCATCGGGGAAGGAGAGGTTTCAATGGACCAGCCCACCTCTTGCAGAAGGACTGAGGAAAGTCATTAAAGGAGCAGTAGTGGACCTGTCAGATGTCCAAACACAGGACTCCGGGGCCTGGACCTGCTCGGTTTACGGCATGAATGGAACCCTAGGAGAAGTGCAACACTGGGTCTACGTGCATG CTGCCCAAACTGCAGATATTGGTTCATTCAACTCTTGGCACGTCGTCCTCCTTCTGATGCTCATCTTGGTTTTGTGCTTGGCAGCCATTGCCTTCATCTCTTACCGAAACCACAAG AGGCGACTGTCTCACCTGACAGCTCTGATATCTAAGGAATTGCCTCCAGTCTCTGAACCAAAGAAGATGTCCACCTCTGAATGA